A window of the Butyricimonas faecalis genome harbors these coding sequences:
- a CDS encoding zinc-dependent metalloprotease: MKTKKLYVGLLLAAMLAPCIGTSGVERKKETKKDEKTETKKDEKTETTKGKVTKYDKLLKKPGVVSAKGEFVTLHKIDKKVYLEYPLKYVGRRILIGGTVSSVSNPTFINVGYKYSNPLHLQVELQDSSVIFNKPNTSATLNSNDPGLRAAFEKNYTPKFYKRFPIAAYTPDSTAVVFDITAMVFEMGPHNNNLTPPKEGSKEEKEKTSLGRIKSFTDNASIEISQEVEVMQQILIFRFKLGEVSTTSNVSILLLPEEQMSPRIQDSRIGVFWSMDANTPTATSKHEISSIEDGMRPYILANRWRLEPTDIAAWKKGVTVDVKKPIVWYVDNTFPAEWKSSIRKGVLVWNKAFEKIGLKNVMQVRDFPTEEEDPSFDPDNLKYSCIRYSPSATMNAMGPSWVDPVTGEILNASVIVYNDIIKLINNWRFVQTAQVDERVRTKKMPQDVVDESMIYVIAHEIGHTLGLMHNMGASSAFPVDSLRSISFTQKYGTTPSIMDYARHNYVAQPEDKGVKLTPPDLGVYDEYVIQWLYKPVPEAKDMWEEAEIAGRLLDEKAGDPFYRYGRQQIQSQGFSQYDPSALTEDLGDDPIKAGNYGIKNLKYILPRVNEWIEEDENTSHRQSLYNQIVNQYYRYLTNTLCQIGGIYLTEVKDGTPGKPAIPVDRERQKSSLSWVLKELRSCDWINNPQLTEKFPLHTKMSAKICSLVASNLLTTIPTNVTLSSHIAPEKTAYTIREYFDDLYNEVFFSTLQNRKLTDEEKILQRAIVTAMAKPMIAEKNAQKITSDPIISIETSLPSLEELRFLGLIHPALQDRFDAQLEYIEEKFGKGAVASALLTEQFGESRLPFQRTVDVNNISEINVYKQTMISKIDKLLKSKLNNAHVEDLAHYEYLWRQTRNALTIN, translated from the coding sequence ATGAAAACGAAAAAACTGTATGTAGGGCTACTTTTAGCAGCCATGTTGGCTCCTTGTATCGGAACTTCAGGGGTCGAACGTAAAAAGGAGACGAAAAAAGACGAAAAGACGGAGACGAAAAAAGACGAAAAGACGGAGACGACAAAAGGAAAAGTTACCAAGTATGACAAATTACTCAAGAAACCGGGAGTCGTCTCTGCCAAAGGGGAGTTTGTAACGCTACATAAAATAGACAAAAAAGTCTATCTCGAATATCCGCTAAAATACGTAGGACGTCGAATATTAATCGGGGGAACCGTTTCCTCGGTTAGCAATCCGACTTTCATAAATGTGGGATACAAATACTCGAACCCGTTACACCTTCAAGTAGAATTGCAGGATAGTTCCGTTATCTTCAACAAACCCAATACCTCGGCAACGTTGAATAGTAACGATCCCGGTCTACGAGCTGCATTTGAAAAAAATTATACGCCCAAATTCTACAAAAGATTCCCCATCGCGGCCTACACTCCCGACAGTACAGCCGTTGTATTCGATATTACGGCTATGGTATTTGAAATGGGACCCCACAATAATAATCTGACTCCCCCAAAAGAAGGCAGCAAGGAAGAAAAGGAAAAAACATCTCTTGGCAGGATTAAATCTTTTACTGACAATGCTTCCATAGAAATCAGCCAAGAGGTTGAAGTCATGCAACAAATCCTCATATTCCGCTTCAAACTAGGAGAAGTATCCACGACCTCGAACGTTTCTATTCTATTATTGCCAGAAGAACAAATGTCACCCCGCATACAAGACTCCCGCATTGGAGTATTCTGGAGCATGGATGCAAACACACCGACCGCAACCTCAAAACACGAAATATCCTCGATTGAAGACGGGATGCGTCCCTACATCCTTGCCAATCGCTGGCGTCTGGAACCGACGGATATCGCTGCCTGGAAAAAAGGTGTAACAGTTGACGTAAAGAAACCCATTGTTTGGTACGTGGACAACACCTTCCCCGCAGAATGGAAATCCTCTATCCGGAAAGGTGTTCTCGTGTGGAACAAAGCCTTTGAAAAAATAGGTTTAAAGAACGTGATGCAAGTTCGGGATTTCCCAACAGAAGAAGAAGATCCCTCTTTCGACCCAGACAACCTAAAATATTCGTGTATTCGTTATTCTCCAAGCGCTACGATGAACGCAATGGGCCCGTCGTGGGTAGACCCGGTAACCGGAGAAATTCTAAATGCGAGCGTGATCGTATATAACGATATCATCAAGTTAATCAATAACTGGCGTTTCGTGCAAACAGCCCAAGTCGACGAGCGGGTACGCACGAAAAAAATGCCCCAAGACGTGGTAGACGAGTCCATGATATATGTAATCGCGCATGAAATTGGGCACACGTTAGGCTTGATGCACAACATGGGAGCCTCCTCTGCTTTCCCGGTAGATTCTTTACGTTCCATCAGTTTTACGCAGAAATATGGAACCACGCCTTCAATCATGGACTACGCCCGTCATAATTACGTGGCACAACCGGAAGACAAGGGTGTAAAATTAACACCTCCCGATCTGGGCGTTTATGACGAGTATGTCATTCAATGGTTGTACAAACCTGTTCCCGAAGCAAAAGACATGTGGGAAGAAGCAGAGATTGCCGGTCGATTGCTTGACGAAAAAGCAGGTGATCCTTTCTACCGATACGGTCGCCAACAAATCCAGTCACAAGGATTTAGTCAATATGATCCGAGTGCCCTTACGGAAGACTTGGGGGATGATCCCATAAAAGCCGGTAATTACGGGATAAAGAATCTTAAATACATTCTACCCCGGGTAAATGAATGGATTGAAGAAGATGAAAATACCAGTCATCGTCAAAGTTTGTACAACCAAATTGTAAACCAATACTACCGATACCTCACAAACACGCTTTGCCAGATCGGTGGAATTTATTTAACGGAAGTGAAAGACGGGACGCCCGGCAAGCCGGCGATTCCAGTAGATCGAGAACGTCAAAAATCATCTTTGTCCTGGGTGTTGAAAGAATTACGTTCATGCGATTGGATCAATAACCCGCAACTAACGGAGAAATTCCCGTTACACACGAAAATGTCTGCAAAAATTTGTTCTCTCGTCGCCAGCAACCTGTTAACGACCATTCCGACAAACGTGACTTTATCATCACACATTGCCCCAGAAAAAACGGCTTATACCATTCGGGAATATTTCGATGATCTCTATAATGAAGTTTTCTTCTCTACTCTTCAAAACCGCAAGTTAACGGATGAAGAAAAGATTCTTCAACGTGCGATAGTAACGGCTATGGCCAAACCTATGATTGCAGAAAAGAATGCACAAAAAATCACGTCCGACCCGATTATCTCGATTGAAACTTCTTTACCCTCGTTGGAAGAATTACGATTCCTTGGTTTGATTCATCCTGCTTTACAGGATCGTTTCGACGCTCAATTAGAGTATATCGAAGAGAAATTCGGCAAAGGAGCCGTTGCTTCCGCTTTATTGACAGAACAATTCGGAGAGTCAAGACTTCCTTTCCAAAGAACAGTGGACGTAAACAATATCAGCGAGATCAATGTCTACAAACAAACCATGATAAGCAAGATTGACAAACTGCTAAAGAGCAAACTAAACAATGCTCACGTTGAGGATCTGGCTCATTACGAGTATTTATGGAGACAGACTCGCAACGCATTAACTATTAATTAA
- a CDS encoding PKD-like family lipoprotein: MKNIIFSSILFIVSYFMIGCIDDKSKDFQFNMPNVIIGSDDNINFPVKKEKTYTPTIEWANTDSTNYDFLWTYNGREKLSTEKTLTHTFTEAGTFYLTFQMTDRTSKLTYGQDFKLTVSSEYFLGWLILAEDETDGHSALSFIHMQTYELYPDVYKTLYPNNPLGSKPYRIETHYTSKADEILIMQKGGDGLVELNGSNFKKVIRTEEEFIGGAYPYAGFNPIRVAYTHKGPELLLTDQGEIYDRINKKTTSMFQTASYSTIPFLHTSGSTSFTYFTFSGSTNFQLMFDNANKRWLAYHNTSTIPYAIPIFTKGYTDNSYPGVFDFCNGMDANIDLAYAETCNESSNKCYLVHVLKDNTTGKHYIQVPTLTFSTSNYRITVTKPEQKEFASGYGIDDKTQYCLLRGSNTSFTADPHLFFSVGKKVYFYRWSNDKIYLYKDFGTGENAPTGDLVSMHTNGNAVEMGFGFSDGHFYICNIKKDIIDKIARGDIDPLTDNQIEIQHYSGLGKIVHSVFKYGKSTNYLNARIEY, encoded by the coding sequence ATGAAAAACATTATATTTTCAAGTATCCTTTTCATAGTGAGTTACTTCATGATCGGTTGTATTGATGATAAATCAAAAGATTTTCAATTCAATATGCCGAATGTAATTATCGGATCTGACGATAATATTAATTTCCCCGTCAAAAAAGAAAAAACATACACTCCGACAATCGAATGGGCTAATACCGATTCAACAAACTATGATTTTTTGTGGACCTATAACGGACGGGAAAAATTGTCTACCGAAAAAACGTTAACACACACATTCACGGAAGCAGGAACTTTTTACTTAACTTTCCAAATGACAGATCGGACAAGTAAATTAACCTACGGACAAGATTTCAAACTAACTGTCAGTTCTGAATACTTCCTGGGATGGCTTATTCTTGCCGAAGACGAAACTGACGGGCACTCGGCCTTATCGTTTATCCACATGCAGACCTACGAACTCTATCCTGACGTTTACAAAACGCTCTATCCGAACAATCCGTTAGGTTCTAAACCATACCGCATAGAAACACACTACACGAGCAAAGCAGATGAAATTCTCATCATGCAGAAAGGAGGAGATGGTTTGGTTGAACTAAACGGGAGCAACTTTAAGAAAGTAATTCGGACAGAAGAGGAATTTATCGGAGGTGCATATCCTTATGCCGGATTCAACCCGATCCGGGTAGCGTACACCCATAAAGGTCCGGAACTCTTGCTCACGGATCAAGGAGAAATTTATGACCGCATCAACAAAAAAACGACCAGCATGTTCCAAACAGCTTCTTACTCCACCATACCTTTCCTTCATACGAGCGGTAGTACATCGTTTACTTATTTCACTTTTTCGGGATCAACCAATTTCCAATTAATGTTTGATAATGCAAACAAAAGGTGGTTGGCATACCACAATACATCAACCATTCCTTATGCTATCCCGATTTTCACGAAAGGATACACGGACAATAGTTATCCGGGAGTATTCGACTTTTGCAATGGCATGGACGCAAATATCGACCTCGCATACGCGGAAACATGTAATGAATCGTCCAATAAATGCTATCTTGTTCACGTTTTAAAAGATAATACAACAGGCAAACATTACATTCAAGTACCGACCCTCACGTTTTCGACATCAAACTATCGCATAACGGTCACCAAACCCGAACAAAAAGAATTCGCTTCCGGGTATGGTATTGACGACAAAACGCAATATTGTTTGTTACGAGGCTCCAATACGTCCTTCACGGCCGATCCCCACTTGTTCTTTAGTGTCGGTAAAAAGGTTTATTTCTATCGTTGGAGCAATGATAAAATCTATCTCTATAAAGACTTCGGGACAGGAGAAAATGCTCCTACCGGAGACCTCGTATCCATGCACACGAACGGGAATGCCGTTGAAATGGGATTTGGATTCAGTGATGGACATTTCTATATCTGCAACATAAAAAAGGACATCATTGATAAAATTGCCAGAGGAGATATCGACCCGTTAACCGATAATCAAATCGAAATTCAACATTATTCCGGATTAGGAAAAATTGTTCACTCGGTATTCAAATATGGGAAATCAACTAATTACCTGAATGCAAGAATAGAATACTAG
- a CDS encoding DUF4843 domain-containing protein, which yields MKYILHIIMIGAIYSSCSCSKEEILTYNNNTSERFIHFEKSEADSSDISFFTYPGETEIYFPVVVESSGFSNQNEEYKIVVMDEYTTAAPSDYEIPDKFVFKAGAVNDTCYIKLKYSSKLDANKVRIVIRLASNENFTEGESTYRVAVIWFHNIISQPNWWTSTVTSYYLGTYSDLKYSLFNSVVGVDLTDADESTIRHYALVFKQYLEEQKAAGNTILEANGTEMTVVAGGKLK from the coding sequence ATGAAATATATATTACATATTATTATGATAGGGGCTATCTATTCATCATGTAGCTGCTCAAAAGAAGAAATTCTTACCTATAACAACAACACTTCGGAACGTTTTATTCACTTCGAGAAGTCAGAAGCAGACTCATCGGATATATCGTTCTTCACCTATCCGGGCGAAACCGAGATCTATTTCCCGGTTGTTGTGGAAAGCTCCGGTTTCAGCAACCAAAACGAAGAATACAAAATTGTTGTGATGGACGAATACACAACCGCCGCACCTTCAGATTATGAAATACCCGACAAATTTGTCTTCAAAGCCGGAGCTGTCAATGACACGTGTTATATAAAATTAAAATACTCTTCCAAGTTGGATGCGAATAAAGTGCGTATCGTCATTAGATTGGCAAGTAACGAAAACTTCACGGAAGGAGAAAGCACGTATCGGGTTGCCGTCATCTGGTTTCACAACATCATCTCGCAACCTAATTGGTGGACCAGCACGGTAACTTCCTATTATCTTGGCACTTATTCCGATTTGAAATACAGCCTTTTCAATAGCGTTGTCGGGGTTGACCTAACGGATGCCGACGAGAGTACGATAAGGCATTATGCCCTCGTGTTCAAACAATACCTGGAAGAACAAAAAGCAGCGGGCAATACCATACTTGAAGCCAACGGAACAGAAATGACCGTTGTGGCCGGAGGCAAACTAAAATAA
- a CDS encoding RagB/SusD family nutrient uptake outer membrane protein, which yields MKNIKILPIVLALFFSGCLCSCNDWLETGSNDEVLEDDAFSSAKGFRSALIGIYRLVASENLYGQELTWGLLSSISWNYQPGYAIPKYRGALQHDDYTDNNTKTVVSSVWGAAYNAIANCNNLLKQIESSNANFEYTWEKDMIMAEARGLRALLHFEMLRLFAPAPITGYKGTTIPYVTDYPNLLPQHKSMDEVLTSIIEDLEYAKQTLRPIDVDELRNKSVWIVNGNRMDNIEYVLFQGVLNLKSDGTREGYGNGFFAFRGYRFNYWGATALLARVYSYMRDNTKAEQYADTILNDWVGSDKFHLYSQNPKAASNPNAIDGKRIPEPLIAFWNDKVCDNYTSAISKIYNRIVNLQYLFDGDLSDDYRYTNLYNSSNYRYRVWDGQDASYSTNNSIVNYSNPLIPVLELPEIYLIKAECLAARGEIAGAVALLKEIRDARGCTNSISASDYDSFMEKLVNEANRDFIARGQTWHFLKKLNWPKLYNGTPANKTVPDGWYVLPMPDSETAYY from the coding sequence ATGAAAAATATTAAAATATTACCGATCGTTTTAGCCTTATTCTTTTCCGGATGCTTATGTTCTTGTAATGATTGGCTAGAAACCGGATCGAATGATGAAGTGCTTGAAGACGATGCTTTCTCATCAGCCAAAGGCTTCAGAAGTGCCCTAATTGGAATTTATAGACTCGTGGCTTCGGAAAATCTTTACGGTCAAGAACTAACTTGGGGTCTTCTCAGTTCCATTAGCTGGAATTATCAACCCGGTTATGCAATACCCAAGTACCGGGGAGCACTTCAACACGATGATTACACCGATAATAATACCAAAACAGTTGTCTCAAGTGTTTGGGGGGCAGCTTACAATGCCATTGCAAATTGTAATAATTTACTCAAACAGATCGAGAGCAGTAATGCTAATTTTGAGTACACGTGGGAAAAAGATATGATTATGGCTGAAGCTCGAGGATTGCGAGCCCTTCTACATTTTGAAATGCTCCGGCTCTTTGCCCCGGCTCCCATTACCGGTTACAAGGGAACGACTATCCCATACGTGACTGACTATCCCAATTTATTGCCCCAGCACAAAAGCATGGACGAGGTGTTAACTTCCATTATCGAAGATTTGGAATACGCAAAACAGACATTGCGCCCCATTGATGTCGACGAACTGCGTAATAAAAGTGTATGGATCGTAAACGGGAATCGAATGGATAATATAGAATACGTACTTTTCCAAGGCGTTTTGAATTTAAAATCCGACGGAACCCGTGAAGGATACGGTAACGGTTTCTTTGCTTTCCGCGGATACCGTTTCAATTATTGGGGAGCTACCGCCCTGTTAGCGAGGGTTTATTCCTACATGAGGGATAATACTAAAGCGGAACAATATGCCGATACGATTTTGAATGACTGGGTGGGGAGTGACAAATTCCATTTGTATTCCCAAAATCCCAAAGCCGCATCGAACCCGAACGCCATAGACGGGAAACGTATCCCGGAACCTCTCATCGCATTCTGGAATGACAAAGTTTGTGATAATTACACCTCGGCCATTAGCAAGATCTATAACAGAATTGTCAATCTTCAATACCTTTTCGATGGTGATTTATCAGATGACTACAGATATACAAATCTCTACAATTCCAGTAATTATCGTTACCGGGTATGGGACGGACAGGATGCCTCTTATTCAACGAACAACTCTATCGTGAACTATAGTAATCCTCTTATTCCCGTGTTGGAATTACCGGAAATCTATCTCATCAAAGCGGAATGTTTAGCTGCCCGCGGTGAAATCGCCGGAGCCGTGGCCCTCTTGAAAGAGATCAGGGACGCCCGTGGTTGCACGAATTCCATTTCCGCTTCAGACTATGATAGTTTCATGGAAAAATTAGTCAATGAAGCAAACCGCGATTTCATTGCCAGAGGACAGACTTGGCATTTCCTGAAAAAACTCAACTGGCCCAAACTTTACAACGGGACTCCCGCAAATAAGACTGTACCAGACGGCTGGTATGTATTACCTATGCCAGATAGCGAAACTGCTTATTATTGA